Proteins encoded within one genomic window of Argiope bruennichi chromosome 7, qqArgBrue1.1, whole genome shotgun sequence:
- the LOC129975455 gene encoding gastrula zinc finger protein XlCGF49.1-like, with the protein MEGELLSDITSDANSVKTSELILSQSESQKSYVCFVCLKEFSCKRSLNNHTASHILENRFRCEACGESFSTITDHAEHCCQHEEITCFTCNETFSSSLELGAHQQLHLLLLSDIYVCNICDKPFPNETEMQTHHRQHFGKCFQCKECNKYFSSKNNLIIHSQTHIVTKSFECEICNEKFHCKIDLQRHYQVHINIRPFACNSCDKTFKTQKRLTVHLMDHGGSYVCLERQSGLLQIYAVELR; encoded by the exons atggaaGGTGAATTGTTAAGTGATATTACTAGCGATGCTAATAGTGTCAAAActtctgaattaattttatcgCAATCCGAGTCTCAAAAATCGTATGTGTGCTTCGTTTGTCTTAAAGAGTTTTCTTGTAAAAGATCTTTGAATAACCACACTGCCTCTCATATCTTGGAGAATCGTTTCAGGTGCGAAGCGTGTGGGGAATCCTTTTCAACTATTACTGATCATGCTGAACATTGTTGTCAACATGAGGAAATAACATGTTTCACTTGTAACGAAACATTTTCAAGTTCATTAGAATTAGGTGCTCATCAGCAACTTCACCTTTTATTGCTTTCTGATATTTATGTTTGCAACATTTGTGATAAACCTTTTCCCAATGAGACAGAAATGCAAACTCATCATAGACagcattttggaaaatgttttcagtgtaaagaatgtaataaatacttCAGCTCTAAAAATAATCTGATAATTCATAGTCAAACTCATATTGTCACCAAATCATTTGAGTGTgaaatatgcaatgaaaaatttCACTGTAAGATTGATTTACAAAGGCATTATCAAGTCCACATTAACATCAGACCTTTTGCCTGCAATTCATGtgataaaactttcaaaacaCAAAAAAGATTGACTGTGCATTTAATGGATCATGGTGGTTCATATGTGTGTCTG GAGAGACAGTCAGGTTTGTTACAAATTTATGCAGTAGAGCTGAGGTGA